Part of the Cellulomonas taurus genome, TGCCCGCGTTCAGCGTCCAGTACCACCCGGAGGCGGCGGCCGGTCCGCACGACGCCGGGTACCTGTTCGACCGCTTCCTGGACCTGATGACCACCGCACAGCAGAACGAAGGGACGGACGCCTGATGCCGCGCCGCACCGACATCCAGTCCGTCCTGGTGATCGGCTCCGGCCCGATCGTGATCGGCCAGGCCTGCGAGTTCGACTACTCCGGCACCCAGGCGTGCCGGGTGCTCAAGGAGGAGGGCCTGCGGGTCGTCCTGGTGAACTCGAACCCGGCGACGATCATGACCGACCCGGAGTTCGCCGACGCCACCTACGTCGAGCCGATCACCACCGAGGTGCTGACCAGCATCATCGCCAAGGAGCGCCCGGACGCGATCCTGCCGACGCTGGGTGGGCAGACCGCGCTGAACGCCGCCATCGCCCTGGACGAGGCGGGCGTGCTGGAGCAGTACGACGTCGAGCTGATCGGCGCGAACATCCCGGCGATCCAGAAGGGCGAGGACCGGGAGCAGTTCAAGCAGGTGGTCGAGGTCTGCGGCGGCGAGTCCGCCCGGTCGGCCATCATCCACACCATCGACGAGGCGCTGGTCGCGGTCGAGGACCTGGGCTACCCGGTCGTCGTCCGGCCGTCCTTCACCATGGGTGGTCTGGGCTCCGGCATCGCCTACGACGAGGCCGACCTGCGCCGGATCGTGGGCCAGGGCCTGCACTACTCGCCGACCACCGAGGTGCTCCTGGAGGAGTCGATCCTCGGCTGGAAGGAGTACGAGCTCGAGCTGATGCGGGACAAGCACGACAACGTCGTGGTGGTCTGCTCGATCGAGAACGTGGACCCGGTGGGCGTGCACACCGGCGACAGCGTGACCGTCGCCCCGGCGCTGACCCTGACCGACCGCGAGTACCAGAAGCTGCGCGACATCGGCATCGCGGTGATCCGCGAGGTCGGCGTGGACACCGGCGGCTGCAACATCCAGTTCGCCGTCGACCCGCGCACCGGCCGGATCATCGTGATCGAGATGAACCCCCGGGTGTCGCGGTCCTCCGCCCTCGCCTCCAAGGCCACCGGCTTCCCGATCGCCAAGATCGCCGCCCGGCTCGCGGTGGGCTACACCCTGGACGAGATCCCGAACGACATCACCGGCTCCACCCCGGCGTCCTTCGAGCCGACCCTGGACTACGTCGTGGTCAAGGTGCCGCGGTTCGCCTTCGAGAAGTTCCCGGCCGCCGACCCGACCCTGACCACCACCATGAAGTCGGTCGGCGAGGCGATGGCCCTGGGCCGCAACTTCACCGAGGCACTGGGCAAGGCGCTGCGCTCGATCGACAAGAAGGGCACCAACTTCCACTGGGACGGCGACGCGCTGACCGGTGCCGAGCTGGACGCCCTCAAGGGCACCCTCGCGCGGCCGACCGAGCACCGCCTGGTGGACGTCCAGCAGGTGCTGCGCGCCGGGGTGAGCGTGGACGAGGTCTACGACATCACCGGCATCGATCCGTGGTTCCTGGACCAGATCCAGCTGATGAACGAGGTCGCCGCCGAGACCGCCGCTGCCACCGAGCTGAACCGCTCGGTGCTGGCGAAGGCGAAGCGGCACGGCCTGTCCGACGCCCAGATCGCCTCGCTGCGGAACATGAGCGAGGACGTGGCCCGGGAGGTGCGGCACGCCCTGGGGCTGCGCCCGGTGTTCAAGACGGTGGACACCTGCGCCGCCGAGTTCGCCGCCAGCACGCCGTACCACTACTCCTCCTACGACGAGGAGACCGAGGTCGCGCCGCGCACCCGTCCGGCGGTGCTGATCCTGGGCTCGGGCCCGAACCGGATCGGTCAGGGCATCGAGTTCGACTACTCCTGCGTGCACGCCACCCTGGCGCTCAAGGGCGAGTACGAGACCGTGATGGTCAACTGCAACCCGGAGACGGTGTCCACCGACTACGACACCGCCGACCGGCTGTACTTCGAGCCGTTGACCTTCGAGGACGTGCTGGAGGTCTACGAGGCCGAGCGCGCCGCCGGACCGGTCGCCGGCATCATCGTCCAGCTCGGCGGCCAGACCCCGCTGTCGCTGGCCCAGCGGCTCGCCGACGCCGGACTGCCGATCCTGGGCACCAGCCCGGAGGCAATCGACGCCGCCGAGGACCGCGGGGTCTTCGGTGGGGTGCTCGCCGAGGCGGGTCTGCCCGCCCCGGCCTTCGGCACCGCGACCAGCCTGGCCGCCGCCAAGGCGACCGCCGAGCGGATCGGTTACCCGGTGCTGGTCCGGCCGTCCTACGTCCTCGGCGGGCGCGGCATGGAGATCGTCTACTCCGCCGAGCAGCTCACCGAGTACGTGGAGCGGGCACTGGCCGACGCCGCGCAGTCGGGTCGGGCACACATGCCCCCCCTGCTGATCGACCGGTTCCTGGACGACGCGATCGAGATCGACGTGGACGCGCTCTACGACGGCACCGAGCTCTTCCTCGGCGGCGTGATGGAGCACATCGAGGAGGCCGGTATCCACTCTGGCGACTCGGCCTGCGTGCTGCCCCCGATCACGTTGTCCGCGACCGAGCTGGAGCGGATCCGGGTCTCCACCGAGGCGATCGCCCAGGGGGTGGGCGTCCGTGGCCTGATCAACATCCAGTTCGCCCTGGCCTCCGACGTGCTCTACGTCCTGGAGGCCAACCCGCGGGCCTCGCGCACAGTGCCCTTCGTGTCCAAGGCGACCGGTGTGCCGCTGGCCAAGGCGGCCGCCCTGGTGATGACCGGCAAGTCGATCGCCGGCCTGCGCGCCGCCGGGGTCCTGCCCGCCACCGACGCCCGGGTGATCGACCTGGACGCACCGATCGCGGTGAAGGAGGCCGTCCTGCCCTTCAAGCGGTTCCGCACCGCCGACGGCACCGCGGTGGACACCGTCCTCGGCCCGGAGATGCGCTCCACCGGTGAGGTGATGGGCTTCGACTCGGACTTCCCGACCGCCTTCGCCAAGTCGCAGGCGGCCGCCTTCGGCGGGCTGCCCGAGTCCGGCACCGTCTTCATCTCGGTCGCCGACCGGGACAAGCGCTCCATCGTGTTCCCGGTGAAGCGGCTGTCGGAGCTGGGCTTCACCATCCTGGCCACCGAGGGCACGGCGTCGGTGCTCAAGCGCAGCGGGATCAGCTCGACCGTGGTCCGCAAGAACTCGGCGGGCCGCGGCCCGGCGGGGGAGCCGACCATCGTCGACCTGATCTCCTCCGGTGAGGTGGACATGGTGATCAACACCCCGTCCGGCCAGGGCTCCCGGGCCGACGGCTACGAGATCCGCGCCGCCACGACCGCCGCCGATAAGGCGATCGTCACGACGGTGCAGCAGTTCTCCGCCGCGGTCCAGGCGATCGAGGCTGCCCGCTCCGGTCCGTTCGCGGTCGCGTCGTTGCAGGAGCACGACCTGGCCCGGGCGGCCCGGTGAGCGCCTTCGGGGCGCGCCTGGCCGCGGCGATGGACCAGCACGGGCCGCTGTGCGTCGGCATCGACCCGCACGTGTCCCTGCTGCACGACTGGGGTCTGACCGACGACGCCGCCGGGCTGCGCGGCTTCGCGCTGACGGTGCTGGACGCGGTCGCTGGACGGGTCGCGGCGGTCAAACCCCAGGCGGCGTTCTTCGAGCGGC contains:
- the carB gene encoding carbamoyl-phosphate synthase large subunit — protein: MPRRTDIQSVLVIGSGPIVIGQACEFDYSGTQACRVLKEEGLRVVLVNSNPATIMTDPEFADATYVEPITTEVLTSIIAKERPDAILPTLGGQTALNAAIALDEAGVLEQYDVELIGANIPAIQKGEDREQFKQVVEVCGGESARSAIIHTIDEALVAVEDLGYPVVVRPSFTMGGLGSGIAYDEADLRRIVGQGLHYSPTTEVLLEESILGWKEYELELMRDKHDNVVVVCSIENVDPVGVHTGDSVTVAPALTLTDREYQKLRDIGIAVIREVGVDTGGCNIQFAVDPRTGRIIVIEMNPRVSRSSALASKATGFPIAKIAARLAVGYTLDEIPNDITGSTPASFEPTLDYVVVKVPRFAFEKFPAADPTLTTTMKSVGEAMALGRNFTEALGKALRSIDKKGTNFHWDGDALTGAELDALKGTLARPTEHRLVDVQQVLRAGVSVDEVYDITGIDPWFLDQIQLMNEVAAETAAATELNRSVLAKAKRHGLSDAQIASLRNMSEDVAREVRHALGLRPVFKTVDTCAAEFAASTPYHYSSYDEETEVAPRTRPAVLILGSGPNRIGQGIEFDYSCVHATLALKGEYETVMVNCNPETVSTDYDTADRLYFEPLTFEDVLEVYEAERAAGPVAGIIVQLGGQTPLSLAQRLADAGLPILGTSPEAIDAAEDRGVFGGVLAEAGLPAPAFGTATSLAAAKATAERIGYPVLVRPSYVLGGRGMEIVYSAEQLTEYVERALADAAQSGRAHMPPLLIDRFLDDAIEIDVDALYDGTELFLGGVMEHIEEAGIHSGDSACVLPPITLSATELERIRVSTEAIAQGVGVRGLINIQFALASDVLYVLEANPRASRTVPFVSKATGVPLAKAAALVMTGKSIAGLRAAGVLPATDARVIDLDAPIAVKEAVLPFKRFRTADGTAVDTVLGPEMRSTGEVMGFDSDFPTAFAKSQAAAFGGLPESGTVFISVADRDKRSIVFPVKRLSELGFTILATEGTASVLKRSGISSTVVRKNSAGRGPAGEPTIVDLISSGEVDMVINTPSGQGSRADGYEIRAATTAADKAIVTTVQQFSAAVQAIEAARSGPFAVASLQEHDLARAAR